In a single window of the Deltaproteobacteria bacterium genome:
- the rseP gene encoding RIP metalloprotease RseP: protein MMTTIISFILVLGLLILVHELGHFLVAKKLDVKVEKFSIGFGPKLFAFTRGETEYMVSAFPLGGYVKMKGEEPGEALENDPREFASKPVGQRMAIIIAGPLMNLILTFLLLPLVFMMGVNIPAYLKEEVQIGWVMDDSPAMDAGIEPGDIIRKIDGEEVATWEKAITIITSSPGNKLSVDIVRNGLPRRVDLVPHTQKNNGAGYAGILHPMEARAAEISPGLPAEKAGFVKGDLITAINGRQVRHWIEMSNIIQELGEKEAIISLARDGKSLELKLKPVIDEASKRAIIGISRSEQMRMVKYGFSGAIKEGMNKAVELTSLTLDILKKLFTFNLSIKSLGGPIMIAQATGAAAESGLSELIYLMAFISLQLGVLNLLPIPVLDGGHVFFLLAELALRKPVSTKAREIAQQVGFAILITLMLIVSYNDVMRAISF, encoded by the coding sequence ATGATGACAACAATTATTTCCTTCATTCTCGTTCTTGGTCTTCTTATCCTTGTCCATGAGCTGGGGCACTTTCTTGTTGCCAAGAAGCTTGATGTGAAGGTGGAAAAATTTTCCATTGGTTTCGGGCCAAAGCTTTTTGCCTTTACCCGGGGAGAAACGGAATACATGGTATCTGCATTTCCACTGGGTGGTTACGTGAAGATGAAGGGAGAAGAGCCGGGAGAGGCGCTTGAAAATGATCCGCGCGAATTTGCTTCAAAACCGGTGGGTCAGCGAATGGCCATTATTATCGCGGGTCCCCTTATGAACCTGATACTTACCTTCCTCTTGCTTCCTCTAGTGTTTATGATGGGTGTCAATATTCCCGCCTATTTGAAGGAAGAGGTGCAAATAGGCTGGGTTATGGATGATTCACCGGCTATGGATGCAGGGATAGAGCCCGGTGATATTATAAGAAAGATCGATGGTGAAGAGGTTGCCACCTGGGAAAAAGCGATCACAATAATAACATCGAGTCCCGGAAACAAGCTTTCTGTTGATATTGTGCGAAACGGTTTGCCCCGCCGGGTGGACCTTGTGCCTCACACGCAGAAGAACAATGGGGCCGGATATGCCGGTATTCTTCATCCTATGGAGGCGAGGGCCGCTGAAATAAGTCCGGGCCTTCCGGCGGAAAAAGCCGGCTTTGTTAAAGGGGACCTTATTACTGCAATTAACGGAAGGCAGGTAAGGCACTGGATTGAAATGTCCAACATTATCCAGGAGCTTGGTGAAAAAGAGGCCATAATTTCCCTCGCTAGAGACGGCAAAAGTCTGGAGCTGAAGTTAAAGCCTGTTATCGATGAAGCGAGCAAGAGAGCGATAATCGGTATTAGCCGCAGTGAACAGATGCGGATGGTTAAATATGGTTTTTCCGGCGCAATCAAAGAGGGGATGAATAAGGCCGTAGAGTTGACATCGCTAACCCTGGATATTCTTAAAAAACTTTTTACCTTTAACCTGTCCATTAAAAGTCTTGGCGGGCCCATCATGATAGCCCAGGCAACAGGCGCTGCTGCAGAGTCTGGACTTTCAGAACTTATTTATCTTATGGCATTTATCAGTCTTCAGCTCGGTGTGCTCAATTTACTTCCTATTCCCGTACTCGACGGGGGGCACGTATTTTTTCTGCTGGCCGAACTGGCTCTCAGGAAACCTGTAAGCACCAAAGCGAGGGAGATAGCCCAGCAGGTTGGATTTGCCATACTCATTACGCTTATGCTTATTGTGTCCTACAATGATGTTATGCGGGCAATATCGTTCTGA
- a CDS encoding 1-deoxy-D-xylulose-5-phosphate reductoisomerase yields MSGKRIAILGSTGSIGISALDVLDRYRDRFEVTGMTAWGNASELKKQIFFHRPKIACIMDEEKARELSKDSSLKGTKIVWGTEGLIEIATRDDVDMVLSAIVGSAGLVPTYAAVKAGKDIALANKETLVAAGSIFMKEAEKKGCKVFPVDSEHSAIFQSLSGQRKEDVKRLILTASGGPFRKKSRAELESVTAGDALNHPTWSMGSKITIDSATLMNKGLEVIEAKWLFDVSSEMIDVIIHPESIIHSMVEYVDGSVVAQLGMPDMKGPIAYALSWPERLHTGVRSLDLGVKGGLTFEEPDTERFPALKLCYRALEMGGTAPAVASSSNEIAVEAFLEEKIGFLHIPQIIERVLSNHKVTEPENIDDVLKADLWGRKEAKAAIDQMKREV; encoded by the coding sequence GTGTCCGGAAAAAGAATTGCCATACTCGGTTCAACCGGTTCAATCGGGATAAGCGCTCTCGATGTTCTTGACCGCTACAGGGATCGTTTTGAAGTGACGGGTATGACGGCATGGGGAAATGCCTCAGAGCTTAAAAAACAGATTTTTTTCCATCGTCCCAAAATTGCCTGCATCATGGATGAAGAGAAGGCAAGAGAACTTTCTAAAGATTCCTCTCTCAAAGGGACGAAAATTGTATGGGGAACAGAAGGCCTCATTGAAATAGCCACAAGAGATGATGTGGATATGGTTCTTTCCGCCATTGTCGGTTCGGCAGGGCTTGTGCCGACCTATGCTGCTGTTAAAGCCGGTAAGGACATTGCCCTTGCCAATAAGGAGACCCTTGTTGCTGCCGGAAGCATTTTTATGAAGGAAGCTGAAAAAAAGGGGTGTAAGGTTTTTCCTGTAGACAGCGAACATAGTGCGATTTTCCAGTCTCTTTCGGGTCAGCGAAAGGAAGATGTGAAGCGACTCATTCTTACTGCCTCTGGGGGACCTTTCAGGAAAAAAAGCAGGGCAGAGCTTGAAAGCGTTACTGCCGGCGATGCACTTAATCATCCTACCTGGTCTATGGGAAGTAAAATTACTATCGATTCGGCGACACTCATGAATAAGGGGCTTGAGGTAATAGAGGCAAAATGGCTTTTTGATGTTTCTTCAGAGATGATAGATGTCATCATTCATCCCGAGAGTATTATTCACTCCATGGTGGAATATGTCGATGGTTCTGTCGTTGCCCAGCTTGGCATGCCTGATATGAAGGGTCCCATTGCCTATGCTCTGTCATGGCCCGAGAGGCTCCATACGGGAGTAAGGTCTCTCGACCTGGGTGTCAAGGGGGGGCTTACATTTGAAGAACCTGATACGGAGAGATTCCCGGCCCTCAAACTCTGTTACAGGGCCCTTGAAATGGGAGGTACGGCGCCGGCTGTTGCCAGTTCGTCAAACGAGATTGCCGTCGAAGCCTTTCTTGAAGAGAAAATAGGCTTTCTGCATATTCCACAGATTATTGAAAGGGTGCTTTCAAATCATAAAGTCACTGAACCAGAGAATATTGACGATGTGCTGAAAGCGGATCTCTGGGGCCGAAAAGAGGCTAAAGCTGCTATCGATCAAATGAAAAGAGAGGTTTAA
- a CDS encoding phosphatidate cytidylyltransferase, which produces MSALGKRLISAALFLPLFIYILAKGTPFYFFVLVFVAACLALYEFYSFNITLLTKELKLFGFLWGTFILIAAYMGDFSQMSGIIAGGVILLFLIRLLRGKELSGVINETAFLCLSVLYVVFLLSYLVLLRGLHYGHLWILFLFFITWGGDTAAYFSGVHLGKKRLYPEISPKKSVEGWIGGFFGGITGGLFFKVFFFPHVAFFDCILMAAIIGIVGPLGDLTESMMKRSSNIKDSGGLIPGHGGFLDRLDSIMFSAPVLYYFAVMRYGLEG; this is translated from the coding sequence TTGAGCGCGCTAGGAAAAAGACTCATTTCGGCAGCCCTGTTTCTCCCGCTTTTTATTTATATTCTGGCAAAAGGAACACCTTTTTATTTTTTTGTACTGGTTTTTGTTGCCGCCTGTCTGGCCCTCTACGAATTTTATTCATTTAATATTACCCTGCTGACGAAAGAGTTAAAGCTTTTCGGTTTTTTGTGGGGAACCTTCATCCTGATTGCTGCTTATATGGGTGACTTTTCCCAAATGTCGGGGATTATCGCCGGAGGAGTGATTCTCCTTTTTCTAATCAGGCTTTTAAGGGGCAAAGAGTTAAGCGGTGTCATTAATGAAACCGCTTTTTTATGTCTTTCTGTTCTTTATGTTGTTTTTCTCCTCTCTTATCTGGTTCTTTTAAGAGGTCTCCATTACGGCCACCTCTGGATACTGTTCCTCTTCTTTATTACCTGGGGAGGTGACACGGCGGCCTATTTTTCCGGTGTCCATCTGGGAAAAAAGAGACTCTACCCTGAGATAAGTCCTAAAAAAAGTGTGGAAGGATGGATTGGCGGCTTTTTTGGTGGCATTACAGGTGGTCTCTTCTTCAAAGTGTTTTTCTTTCCTCATGTCGCTTTTTTTGACTGTATTCTTATGGCAGCCATTATTGGTATTGTGGGACCCCTGGGAGATCTGACGGAATCCATGATGAAGAGGTCAAGCAATATTAAGGATTCGGGAGGGTTAATTCCCGGTCACGGGGGCTTTCTCGACAGGCTTGACAGTATCATGTTTTCAGCGCCTGTCCTTTATTATTTTGCCGTCATGAGATACGGTCTGGAGGGTTAA
- a CDS encoding isoprenyl transferase, translating into MTELEKDNIPRHIAIIMDGNGRWARKRLLNRINGHRKGMDAVKEVVTAAREIGVKYLTLYAFSTENWKRPPEEIKALMTLLGKYLKSELPMMMDNGIRLVTVGKIEDIPDKERGVLQDTIAKTSGNKGMVLNLALSYGGRDEILYSCRLLAEKVKTGDLAPQHITENLFTENLLTAGIPDPDLLIRTSGEMRLSNFLLWQSAYTELYFSDTLWPDFGEADLLLAIKDYQSRERRFGKTSDQVTPEVKPN; encoded by the coding sequence ATGACAGAACTTGAGAAAGATAATATTCCCCGGCACATAGCCATTATAATGGATGGTAACGGCAGATGGGCGCGAAAGCGTCTCCTTAACCGCATTAACGGTCACAGAAAGGGGATGGATGCCGTAAAGGAAGTTGTCACTGCTGCCCGTGAGATAGGCGTCAAATACCTTACGCTGTATGCTTTTTCGACGGAAAACTGGAAAAGACCGCCTGAAGAGATCAAGGCCCTGATGACGCTGCTCGGCAAATATTTAAAGTCTGAATTGCCCATGATGATGGATAACGGTATCAGGCTTGTTACGGTGGGAAAAATCGAAGATATTCCCGACAAGGAGAGGGGTGTACTTCAGGATACAATAGCAAAGACGTCCGGCAATAAGGGAATGGTTCTAAATCTTGCGCTCAGTTATGGTGGAAGGGATGAGATACTGTATTCTTGCCGGTTACTGGCAGAAAAGGTGAAGACTGGAGACCTCGCTCCTCAGCATATTACGGAAAATCTGTTCACGGAAAATCTCCTGACGGCAGGTATCCCCGATCCTGATCTTCTCATTAGAACGAGTGGTGAAATGAGGTTGAGCAACTTTCTCTTGTGGCAAAGCGCCTATACGGAACTCTATTTTTCCGATACGCTGTGGCCTGACTTTGGTGAAGCGGACCTTCTTCTCGCTATTAAGGATTATCAGTCAAGAGAGAGAAGATTCGGCAAGACGAGCGACCAGGTGACACCAGAGGTAAAGCCAAATTGA
- the frr gene encoding ribosome recycling factor, whose product MIEDTIDDMKKAMNKAIDSLRRELAKVRTGRASTALLDSIVVDYYGTMTPVNQMATVSVPESRLVTIQPWDATAIEAIEKAILTSDLGLNPNNDGKLIRLSIPPLTEETRRDMVKLAKKFAEDSRISVRNARRDANDLLKSLEKEKEISEDELKRAQDEVQKITDEYIKNVDSIIKNKETDIMEI is encoded by the coding sequence ATGATCGAAGACACAATTGATGATATGAAAAAAGCAATGAACAAAGCCATTGATTCATTGCGCAGGGAACTTGCAAAGGTCAGAACGGGCAGGGCATCAACAGCCCTTCTTGACAGTATTGTGGTTGATTATTACGGTACCATGACGCCTGTCAATCAGATGGCGACTGTATCGGTGCCTGAGAGCAGGCTTGTTACTATTCAACCCTGGGATGCCACTGCCATAGAGGCTATAGAAAAGGCTATCCTCACCTCTGACCTCGGTCTTAATCCAAATAATGACGGAAAGCTGATCAGACTTTCCATTCCGCCCCTTACTGAAGAAACAAGGCGGGATATGGTAAAACTGGCAAAAAAATTTGCTGAAGACTCGAGAATTTCTGTCAGAAATGCCAGAAGGGATGCCAATGACCTTCTCAAAAGTCTTGAGAAGGAAAAAGAGATCTCTGAAGATGAACTCAAGCGTGCCCAGGATGAGGTTCAGAAAATCACCGATGAATATATAAAGAATGTAGACTCCATTATAAAAAATAAGGAAACCGATATAATGGAGATCTAG
- the pyrH gene encoding UMP kinase, whose amino-acid sequence MGCAPQYKRILLKLSGEALVGDGEYGISPEIIGAIADEVKEVRDLGVEVAIVIGGGNIFRGVAASSKGMDRASADYMGMLATVINALALQDALENKDVYTRVQSAIEMQQVAEPYIRRRATRHLEKGRVVIFAAGTGNPYFTTDTAAALRAMEVNANVILKATKVDGVYDADPMKVDNAVKFDELTYIDVLKKNLKVMDSTAISLCMDNNLPIIIFNLTKRGNIVKVAMGEKVGSVVRGIS is encoded by the coding sequence ATGGGATGTGCCCCTCAATATAAAAGAATACTCCTGAAATTGAGTGGAGAAGCCCTTGTCGGCGATGGTGAATACGGCATCAGCCCCGAAATTATCGGTGCTATTGCCGATGAAGTTAAGGAAGTGAGAGATCTTGGTGTCGAAGTTGCCATTGTTATCGGCGGAGGGAATATCTTCCGTGGTGTGGCGGCAAGTTCAAAAGGAATGGACAGGGCTTCGGCGGACTACATGGGCATGTTGGCCACTGTTATCAATGCTCTGGCGCTTCAGGATGCTCTTGAAAATAAGGATGTTTATACGAGGGTTCAGTCAGCTATCGAGATGCAGCAGGTTGCAGAACCTTATATAAGGCGAAGGGCGACCAGGCATCTGGAAAAAGGCAGAGTTGTAATTTTTGCTGCCGGTACGGGAAACCCCTACTTTACGACCGATACGGCGGCTGCACTGAGAGCAATGGAGGTGAACGCCAATGTTATTCTTAAGGCAACCAAGGTGGATGGCGTTTATGATGCCGATCCGATGAAGGTTGATAATGCGGTAAAGTTCGATGAACTAACCTATATCGATGTGCTGAAAAAAAATCTCAAGGTGATGGATTCAACGGCCATCTCTTTATGTATGGATAATAACCTGCCCATTATCATATTCAACCTGACTAAAAGGGGGAATATTGTCAAGGTGGCCATGGGTGAAAAAGTAGGAAGTGTTGTCAGGGGGATATCATGA
- the tsf gene encoding translation elongation factor Ts — MEISAAQVRDLREKTGAGIMDCKKALGETGGDLEKAVDYLRQKGLAAASKKAGRAATEGLIGSYIHGGGKIGVLVEVNCETDFVARNEDFQTLVKDVAMHIAAANPLYVSRDEISAELIEKEKEIFKAQALESGKPENIVEKIVAGRVDKFCAEISLMEQAFVKNPDITVEHLLKESISKIGENISIRRFSRFHVGEGMEKKESNLAEEVAAQLGG; from the coding sequence ATGGAAATTAGTGCAGCACAGGTTAGAGATTTAAGAGAAAAAACAGGGGCAGGTATAATGGACTGCAAGAAGGCGCTTGGTGAAACCGGGGGTGATCTCGAAAAAGCGGTTGATTACCTGAGGCAAAAAGGGCTTGCCGCCGCTTCAAAAAAAGCAGGCCGGGCAGCAACGGAAGGTCTTATCGGCTCCTACATCCATGGCGGTGGGAAGATCGGTGTTCTCGTGGAGGTAAACTGCGAAACTGATTTTGTTGCAAGAAATGAGGACTTTCAGACGCTCGTTAAAGATGTAGCCATGCATATTGCAGCGGCTAATCCGCTTTATGTTTCAAGAGATGAAATTTCTGCCGAACTTATTGAAAAAGAAAAAGAGATTTTCAAGGCCCAGGCCCTTGAAAGTGGAAAGCCTGAAAATATTGTTGAAAAAATCGTTGCAGGCAGGGTCGATAAGTTTTGTGCAGAAATCAGCCTAATGGAGCAGGCTTTTGTAAAAAATCCTGATATCACTGTCGAGCATCTTTTAAAAGAGTCTATTTCAAAGATTGGCGAAAATATTTCGATTAGGAGATTCTCCAGGTTTCACGTCGGTGAAGGAATGGAGAAGAAAGAATCTAATCTTGCCGAGGAGGTTGCTGCCCAGTTGGGTGGATGA
- the rpsB gene encoding 30S ribosomal protein S2 produces the protein MTPVTMKELLETGVHFGHQTNRWNPKMKPYIFCARNGIYIIDLQQTVKMFNNTMEIIRDEVAGGKQVLFVGTKRQAMDSVKEEAERAGMFYVNNRWLGGMLTNFSTVKGSIERLKELERMKEDGTYDLLTKKETLKLEKEREKLEKTIGGIKDMNGLPGLLFVVDPKKESIAVTEARKLGIPIAAIVDSNCDPDVIDHIIPGNDDAIRAIKLFCQKVADACIDGANTYQEKLMSESDDSGEAAEEVAEAPEAAEESAPRRAKETETKEEIAAAESVE, from the coding sequence ATGACACCAGTTACAATGAAAGAACTTTTGGAGACGGGGGTTCATTTCGGGCACCAGACAAACAGGTGGAACCCGAAAATGAAGCCCTATATATTCTGTGCAAGAAATGGCATATATATTATCGATCTCCAGCAGACGGTAAAAATGTTTAACAATACCATGGAAATCATTCGGGACGAAGTTGCCGGCGGGAAGCAGGTGCTTTTTGTCGGTACCAAAAGGCAGGCTATGGATTCTGTTAAGGAAGAGGCAGAAAGGGCCGGCATGTTTTACGTTAACAACCGATGGCTCGGTGGAATGCTGACAAACTTTAGTACTGTCAAGGGCAGTATTGAAAGGCTTAAGGAACTTGAGCGTATGAAGGAAGACGGCACTTATGATCTTCTTACCAAGAAGGAAACGCTTAAACTGGAAAAAGAGAGAGAAAAGCTTGAAAAGACTATCGGTGGAATCAAGGACATGAATGGTCTTCCCGGGCTTCTGTTCGTTGTTGATCCCAAGAAAGAATCCATTGCCGTCACGGAAGCAAGGAAACTCGGTATTCCTATTGCGGCCATTGTTGATTCTAACTGTGATCCCGATGTGATCGACCATATTATTCCCGGTAATGATGATGCCATCAGGGCCATCAAACTTTTCTGCCAGAAAGTTGCCGATGCCTGTATTGACGGCGCCAACACTTACCAGGAGAAGCTCATGAGTGAATCAGACGATTCAGGTGAGGCGGCAGAAGAAGTGGCGGAAGCGCCGGAAGCTGCTGAAGAGTCGGCTCCCCGGAGGGCTAAAGAAACAGAGACTAAAGAAGAAATTGCGGCAGCTGAGTCTGTAGAGTAA